GCCCGGCGTAGACCGTCGAGCCGTCCGGCTCGACCGCGACCCCGGACAGCGGAGCGTCCGGCCGCGCGCTCGCGAGGGCAGGCCCGGTGCCCGCGTAGAGCACGCCGAGCAGTTCACCCTCGCGCGACCCGTCCGGTAAGACCCGGTCGCCGGCGATCCACACCCGCCGGCCGGCGTCGTCCACCGTCATCTGCGTGAACGTCGCGGCCGCCAGCTCCATCCCCGGCCCGGCCGGCACCACCACCTCCCCGGCACCGTCTGGGGCGGCCGACGCTGCCCCGGTGCCCGCCGTCAGCGCGGCCCCCGCCAGCACCCCCGCCAGCAGCACCCCCGTCATCCGGCTGCTGCCTCTTCCCCACGTGTTCCTCAACGCCGATCCCCCCTGTTGCCGGCAGCGCCACCCCGGACTGGGCGACGCGCGTACGAAAACGAAAACGCCGTCAATGATCTGAGAAAGCCTGCAAATTGTCATAGCCGACTCACACCGATGTCCAAGCGGCACAACGGGTCTGCCTCCGTTGACGCGAAGCGGGGGCGGCGTGGGTTCAGGCGCCGACGGGCTCGTTGGGCGGGGCACCGGTGGCGACGACGGCCGTCCCCCCCCGAACCGCCCAGCCACTGGGGACGGTAGCTCGCGAGCCGGCGCGGCCGGACGCGTCGACGCCTTCCGGACGCACTTGGTGGACCCAACTGCATGGCACCTGCAGACGAATGTGCGTACGATCCGTACCTTCGCATACACATTCGCTTGCGCATTCGCATGCGGTGATGCTGAGGGTGGGGATGTACATGAACAACGGCTACCGCAGATCCGTGCTGCCAAGTGGCGCCTGAAGAGCCGTCTGGGGGCCTTGGCGGCAGCAGGCCTGCTTGCCCTGATGCCGCTCGGCGTGGCGCACGCGGACGAGCCCAACCCGCCCGCCACACCGACCGAGCAGGGCATCGCAGGCGGCAGCGGCGTCGGCTGCGCCAAGGACGAATCCACTGCGGGCACCATCGGCAGCCCGCAGCCGCGGCTGACCGCCCGTGTCCACGGCGACACCGACAACTCCCAAACGGCCGGCCTACGAGCCGACTTCACCGTCGACAGCCGAAACGCGGACGGCTCATGGACACCAGTGACTGCCACACTGGCGCCCTCCACGGGCTTCGTGGACGACGGCACGGTCGTCACCGCCACCCTGACGACGACTCTCTCCCCAAACACCCTCTACCGTATGAACGCCGTCACCCGGTCCTATACCGGCAGCCAGTACACGGTCTCGGCCGCCACCGCATTCTGCTACTTCACGGTGGATCCGACGGCCCCGCTGGCCCCCAGAATCATCTACGGCGGGCCCTACACCGAGTGCACCTCCACCCACTGCACTGCCCACGGCGGCGCGGGCATCCCGGGCACCTTCACCCTCGCCCCCGCCGATGGAGACTCCCCGATCATCGGCTACCGGTACAAATTCAGGACCGACGCCACATGGACACACGTCTCCGGATCCTCGGCGACCATCACGTTCACCCCGCCGTCCCGCACGTTCGAGACCCTGGAGGTCGCGGCACAGGACACATTGAGCCGGTACGGGGCCAGCACGACCACCTCCTTCATGGTCGCGTAACAACGACCCACACTCCCGGCGCCGGCTCCCCTCCGCAGGGAGCCGGCACCCAACCGAAGACCATCGCAGACAAGGGCCGGCCCCCGACGCGGCGAAAGCGAGCACCCGGCACCACGACTGAGCCAGGCAACTGCACCCAGGCGAAGGGAGCCCGCGTCCCTCACCGATCAGGACAGATCGACACCCAGCCGGATCTGACTGTCCGCGGTGGCCACGATCGTCTCGCGGACGCTGCGGGGCCCCCAGCCCAGTACCAAACTGGCCTTCTCGTTGCTGATCACAGAGATGCGGCCGTGCAGGACTGCGGCGTCCAGCAGGAGCTCAGCGGCCTGGAAGGGCAAGGACTGGCCGCCCTTTCGCCGAACAGACGAGACGGGAATGCCTCCGGCCGCCGGTAGACGACCGTGAGCTGCTATGCCCCTACCTGGCCGTACAGATGGCCAGAACACCGCGGAAGCGCACGGGTCCGCTCTTTGGGCGGAACGTCACGGCTTATGCGAACGGCCGGGAGGTCGACCTGAGGCGCAACGACCAGCGCATCCCGATCACGGACAGCTGCTCCACCCGCTCCGGCGACAGCGCCGCGGCCCTGCTCCGCTGATTCCCGACCCATGCCCCCAGCCGAAGCTCCCGCTCCTCCCACTCCTCGCCGCTGTCGCCGTCTCCGCAGATGACGATCCGCTCGACATGCTGCCTCGGGACTCGAAGGTGCCCCTCGCGCTCGTAGAACTGCTTGGCGGCGGCGTAGTTCATCGCCCACTTGTCGGCCTGCGTACGGCGCGGCCGCGGCTTCTCGCCCTCGCTCGCGAACTCGATCCCGAGGATGTGCTCACACATCCACTGCTGGACGGTCGTGAGCTGGTCCCACCCGAGCCGCACCGACTGCACCCACCGCCCGAGGTCCTCGCCCTGGCGCACGGCCTCGCCCGCCTCGGTGGGCAGCGTCTCACCCGCGTCCAGGTGCATCCTCACCAGGTGGAAGCAGCGCTGCCACGTCACCGGCCAGCTCGGGCACCAGGACGCGTCGATCTCCTCCAGCTGCTCACGCCGCTCGTCCGACAGCGCCCCGGCCAACGACTGAACCGGCAGCCCATCGGCACGCCGCTGCTCGATTTCCTGAGCCTTCCGAGCGGCGGCCCGCGCGTTTTTCAGAAAGATGCCCACCCGATACCCCTGGAAGGTGGCGTCCAGCGGGGCCAGGAGGTGGCCGTGTTCGGCCGCCCACCCGCGCGCGGCGGACAGGCCCTCCTCCCACGCGACGTCGAAGTGCGACCAGATCATGCCGAGCTTCTCCAGCTGCGCGACGCGGTCCTCATCCATGTCACCGCGGGCGTAGAACCTGCGCGCGTCGGCGGTCCACTGCCCGAGCGGGAACCCGGCGAGCGAGGCCGGCCACCCGGTGGCTTCCGCCTCCTGGTCGTCGACGGCGGGCACGCGGAACGTGAACGGCACCTTCAAGTCGCCGTGCACGCGGGCGTAGATGACGGCGGCCTCCACGCCGCGCCGCCAGTGTTCGTGTTCCGGGTTGAGGACTCGCAGGTTGATGAACGCGGCGAGGGCGGCCGGGTCGCGGGGCGTGGAGAACTTCAGCAGGGCCTTGGCGGGGGCACTGACGCCTCCGGAGCCCTCGCCGTTCCCACCCGCGCTCTTCCCGCTCTCATCCCTGCTGACGGGCTTGTAGCGGCTCGGGGCCTGCTGCTCCGCGAGGCTCTCCACGATCCGCGCGTCGTGCGCCCGCAGCGCCTCCAAGAGCTTGGCGAGCCCGCCGAACGCCCGGGAGGTGAGCATGTTGTCCGCCGTCTCGCCCGGCCCGAGCAGCACCGGCACCACGAGCGACGCCATCTTGCCCTCGCCCGGCTGCATCCGCAGCGCTCGTCCAACCGCCTGGACCAGGTCGGGCATCGAGCCGCGTACGTCCGCCCAGTACACGGAGTCACAGCTTTTGGTGTCGACCCC
The Streptomyces sp. NBC_01723 genome window above contains:
- a CDS encoding DEAD/DEAH box helicase; the encoded protein is MVKELRPHQREAVDSVLRAFELPARSRVPERGLRTQVIMATGSGKTLVAAHSAEELHAGRVLVLVPSLDLLAQTEAAWREGGRRGPTIGVSSLRGEEVSFPNTTDVDELVEWTRGLEKVTVYATYASLGLGTLERAHAGGLAAWDLIVVDEAHRVSGRIGKPWAVVHDNHKIPSLRRLYMTATPRLWQLGDEDEAGAPGELVASMEDDPEGLFGSRAFTLTLSEAIDRGICAPYQVVCVDVTDTALQAAQLLGAEGRSAEVRGARLAALQTALVKASAEENFRRTLVFHHVVKEAEAFAAGLPNVAAQLHASDPELYSKTIWADWLCGDHKPLHRRRLLGEFAAGIATDGTVVEKCFLCSVKVLGEGVDTKSCDSVYWADVRGSMPDLVQAVGRALRMQPGEGKMASLVVPVLLGPGETADNMLTSRAFGGLAKLLEALRAHDARIVESLAEQQAPSRYKPVSRDESGKSAGGNGEGSGGVSAPAKALLKFSTPRDPAALAAFINLRVLNPEHEHWRRGVEAAVIYARVHGDLKVPFTFRVPAVDDQEAEATGWPASLAGFPLGQWTADARRFYARGDMDEDRVAQLEKLGMIWSHFDVAWEEGLSAARGWAAEHGHLLAPLDATFQGYRVGIFLKNARAAARKAQEIEQRRADGLPVQSLAGALSDERREQLEEIDASWCPSWPVTWQRCFHLVRMHLDAGETLPTEAGEAVRQGEDLGRWVQSVRLGWDQLTTVQQWMCEHILGIEFASEGEKPRPRRTQADKWAMNYAAAKQFYEREGHLRVPRQHVERIVICGDGDSGEEWEERELRLGAWVGNQRSRAAALSPERVEQLSVIGMRWSLRLRSTSRPFA